The Mesobacillus jeotgali genome window below encodes:
- the gcvT gene encoding glycine cleavage system aminomethyltransferase GcvT, protein MTELKRTPLFEVYKENGGKTVDFGGWELPVQFSSIKEEHEAVRTKAGLFDVSHMGEIEVKGPDSLDYLQKMMTNDVSKLKNGGAQYTAMCYETGGTVDDLLIYKLEDEHYLLVVNASNIEKDFDWMNDHLDGDVQIENLSEGMAQLALQGPLAEGVLQKLAKDHDLSTIGFFKFSEEVDLNGKKALVSRTGYTGEDGFEVYCDAGDAVSLWKEILEAGKEEGVIPCGLGARDTLRFEANLALYGQELSSEISPLEAGIGFAVKLNKEADFIGKEALKQQKENGLPRKLVGIEMIDRGIPRHGYPVYKGDTQIGEVTTGTQSPTLKKNIGLALIDTKETELGNEVEVEIRGKRLKAAVSATPFYKRDKK, encoded by the coding sequence ATGACTGAATTAAAACGGACACCGTTATTCGAAGTGTATAAGGAAAATGGTGGAAAAACGGTTGATTTCGGAGGCTGGGAACTTCCTGTCCAGTTTTCGAGCATCAAGGAAGAGCATGAAGCAGTTAGGACAAAAGCTGGTCTGTTCGATGTTTCTCACATGGGAGAAATTGAGGTGAAAGGCCCCGATAGTCTGGACTATTTACAAAAGATGATGACGAATGATGTTTCAAAGCTTAAAAATGGCGGTGCCCAATACACAGCGATGTGTTATGAGACAGGCGGCACTGTGGATGATTTATTGATTTATAAACTCGAGGATGAGCATTACCTCCTTGTTGTGAATGCCTCCAATATCGAAAAAGATTTCGATTGGATGAATGATCACCTTGATGGGGATGTGCAGATCGAGAATTTATCCGAAGGCATGGCGCAGCTTGCGTTACAGGGCCCGCTTGCTGAGGGAGTCCTGCAAAAGCTTGCAAAGGACCATGACCTAAGCACAATCGGTTTCTTCAAGTTCAGTGAAGAAGTGGACCTGAATGGCAAGAAAGCGCTCGTATCGCGAACAGGATATACAGGCGAAGATGGATTTGAGGTCTATTGCGATGCCGGGGATGCTGTAAGCCTCTGGAAGGAAATCCTTGAAGCAGGCAAAGAAGAGGGAGTCATCCCATGCGGACTTGGTGCAAGGGATACATTACGCTTTGAAGCCAATCTGGCATTATACGGCCAGGAGCTTTCATCAGAAATCAGCCCGCTTGAAGCTGGAATTGGCTTCGCAGTAAAGCTGAATAAAGAAGCAGATTTTATCGGAAAAGAAGCGCTTAAGCAGCAAAAAGAAAATGGCCTTCCTAGAAAGCTTGTCGGCATTGAAATGATCGACCGTGGGATTCCTCGCCATGGATACCCAGTTTACAAAGGGGACACTCAGATTGGCGAAGTCACTACAGGCACGCAATCACCGACGCTCAAGAAGAACATCGGGCTTGCACTGATTGATACAAAAGAAACTGAGTTAGGCAATGAAGTGGAAGTTGAAATCCGCGGCAAGCGTTTAAAAGCTGCTGTTTCTGCTACACCTTTTTATAAAAGAGATAAAAAGTAA
- a CDS encoding SNF2-related protein yields the protein MTVQINFDSSWQDEMAERIDNDGPWGNWELYKLAVEIEKHTIIPEFEGLQAPAHLPELTPLPHQLEVAKQVVENMNGKAILADEVGLGKTIEAGLILKEYMIRGLVKKVLILVPASLVSQWAMELNTKFHIPAIAQKKSYVWEQCDVVVSSIDTAKRAPHRDIINNLNYDLIIIDEAHKLKNNKTKNYEFVQNLKKRFCLLLTATPIQNRIEEIFNLVSLLKPGHLGSETAFFDKYKKDARTVNDDEHLRELVNKVMIRNRRADTGIEWTKRHVETIPIQFSEQERALYDSIQSLRGSESGLSSSQFSLMTLQREACSSREAVFYTLRNMLQRQENPSVGFQNTIAQLIKRVEAVTKNSKAEKALELIQQINDKVIIFTEYRATQLYLQWFLKQNGITSVPFRGGFKRGKKDWMRELFQKNVQVLIATEAGGEGINLQFCSHIINFDLPWNPMRLEQRIGRIHRLGQEKDVKIYNFATKDTVEEHVLKLLYEKINLFEKVIGELDDILTKLEFGNIEDHLTDIFGKSASEGEIRIKMENLTSMIQFAEEMKEGTQRAATGNS from the coding sequence ATGACCGTGCAAATCAACTTTGATTCTTCCTGGCAGGACGAAATGGCTGAAAGAATTGATAATGACGGGCCCTGGGGAAATTGGGAGCTATACAAGCTTGCCGTGGAGATAGAAAAACATACCATCATACCAGAATTTGAAGGCCTTCAGGCACCAGCGCATCTTCCTGAACTCACTCCCCTGCCGCATCAGCTGGAAGTAGCGAAGCAGGTCGTTGAAAACATGAACGGAAAAGCAATACTGGCAGATGAAGTGGGTCTAGGGAAAACAATCGAGGCGGGGTTGATTCTGAAAGAATATATGATAAGAGGCCTTGTCAAAAAAGTATTGATTCTAGTTCCAGCTTCCCTTGTTTCACAATGGGCCATGGAGCTGAATACAAAATTCCATATCCCCGCCATTGCCCAGAAGAAAAGTTACGTATGGGAACAGTGTGATGTTGTTGTCTCATCAATCGACACAGCTAAACGAGCGCCTCACCGGGATATCATCAATAATTTAAATTATGACCTTATCATTATTGATGAAGCTCACAAGCTTAAAAATAATAAAACAAAAAACTATGAATTTGTCCAAAATCTCAAGAAAAGGTTTTGTCTGCTTCTGACTGCAACACCAATACAAAACCGGATCGAAGAAATTTTCAATCTTGTTTCACTTTTAAAACCCGGTCACTTAGGCAGTGAAACAGCCTTTTTTGATAAATATAAAAAGGACGCAAGGACAGTAAACGATGATGAACATCTCCGGGAACTGGTCAATAAAGTGATGATCCGCAACAGGCGGGCTGACACTGGAATCGAATGGACGAAGCGTCATGTCGAAACCATTCCTATTCAGTTCTCGGAACAAGAACGGGCACTTTACGACTCGATTCAGTCATTAAGAGGTTCTGAAAGCGGGCTCAGCTCAAGCCAATTCTCGTTAATGACACTTCAGCGGGAAGCTTGCAGCAGCAGGGAAGCCGTTTTCTATACACTCAGGAACATGCTTCAAAGACAGGAGAATCCATCAGTCGGTTTCCAAAACACCATCGCACAGCTAATCAAGCGTGTAGAGGCAGTAACAAAGAATTCCAAAGCTGAAAAAGCGCTGGAATTAATTCAGCAAATTAATGACAAGGTCATTATTTTTACCGAGTACAGGGCTACCCAGCTATATCTTCAATGGTTCCTTAAGCAAAATGGCATAACATCTGTGCCCTTTCGAGGTGGATTCAAACGAGGCAAGAAAGATTGGATGAGGGAGCTTTTCCAGAAGAATGTCCAGGTCCTGATTGCCACGGAAGCCGGTGGCGAAGGGATCAACCTGCAATTCTGCAGCCATATCATCAACTTTGATCTTCCGTGGAATCCGATGAGACTTGAGCAGAGGATCGGAAGGATTCACCGCCTCGGGCAGGAGAAGGATGTAAAAATTTATAATTTCGCGACAAAAGATACAGTCGAAGAACATGTATTGAAACTGCTATATGAAAAGATCAACTTGTTTGAAAAAGTCATCGGGGAACTGGATGACATCCTGACTAAATTGGAGTTTGGCAATATTGAAGATCATCTAACCGATATTTTTGGAAAGTCGGCTTCTGAAGGTGAGATTCGCATAAAGATGGAAAACCTGACATCGATGATTCAGTTCGCAGAGGAAATGAAGGAGGGAACTCAGCGTGCAGCAACAGGAAATTCATAA
- a CDS encoding shikimate kinase, with protein MEAIYLIGFMGSGKTTVSKALAKKLEVDVYDTDMEIVKRAGMTINEIFFHKGEEQFRSLESEVLHSMPVTDAVVATGGGIIGSEKNRGFLKGKKNVVFLQADFGAIMDRLKGDDTRPLLSENKMEAAEELYRSRLPLYQETAKIEIDTSGKTVSMIVDEIIQRMKK; from the coding sequence ATGGAAGCAATCTATCTGATTGGGTTCATGGGTTCAGGGAAAACTACTGTATCAAAGGCATTGGCCAAAAAGCTGGAAGTGGATGTATACGATACGGATATGGAAATTGTCAAGAGAGCTGGAATGACAATTAATGAAATTTTCTTCCATAAAGGGGAAGAGCAATTTCGTAGTCTCGAGTCAGAGGTATTACACTCAATGCCGGTAACAGATGCCGTTGTGGCCACCGGGGGCGGAATTATTGGGTCAGAAAAGAACAGGGGATTTTTAAAAGGAAAAAAGAATGTTGTCTTCCTGCAAGCAGATTTCGGCGCTATTATGGATAGGCTCAAGGGAGACGACACCAGGCCTTTATTGAGCGAAAACAAAATGGAAGCAGCGGAAGAACTGTACAGAAGCAGGCTTCCTTTATATCAAGAGACGGCAAAAATCGAAATTGATACTTCGGGAAAAACTGTTTCAATGATTGTCGATGAAATCATCCAGCGTATGAAAAAGTGA
- a CDS encoding rhodanese-like domain-containing protein, producing the protein MYFRQKKILNTLTEEEFKAGYRKAQLIDVREPNEFAGGHILGARNIPLTQLKARLKEIRPDKPVYLYCQSGSRSGRAAQLLYKKGYKDLNHLQGGFKKWGGKVKAK; encoded by the coding sequence ATGTATTTCCGCCAGAAAAAAATTCTCAATACCCTGACAGAGGAAGAATTCAAAGCCGGTTATCGTAAGGCGCAATTGATTGATGTCCGTGAACCGAATGAATTTGCAGGTGGACACATCCTTGGTGCAAGAAATATCCCGCTTACCCAACTTAAAGCTCGCCTGAAGGAAATCAGGCCGGACAAGCCGGTCTACCTTTACTGCCAGAGCGGTTCCCGCAGCGGACGTGCTGCACAGCTGCTTTACAAAAAAGGCTATAAGGACCTGAATCATCTACAAGGCGGCTTCAAAAAATGGGGCGGCAAAGTCAAAGCTAAATAA
- the comGF gene encoding competence type IV pilus minor pilin ComGF has protein sequence MVTAMISRSQRMREIPRGRFASNMLIMLISSKKNVLLQNERGFTMAEMLLSVLLFLLIASMLPLGMKIILDQRVAESMERQMEWEVFSSQVKREIRSAEQMTVQPDKLLMKVDEQIILYEKYANSMRRRVNYQGHEILMQNLSSFSFGKIADGVEIKARDLEGTDYCVRVHRFYPTGGVEP, from the coding sequence ATGGTGACCGCTATGATATCAAGGTCACAAAGAATGAGGGAGATTCCTCGTGGGAGGTTTGCATCCAATATGTTGATAATGCTCATCAGCAGCAAAAAAAATGTGCTTCTTCAGAATGAACGGGGCTTTACCATGGCTGAGATGCTTTTATCTGTTCTTCTATTCTTACTGATCGCCTCGATGCTGCCTTTAGGCATGAAAATCATCCTTGATCAACGTGTTGCTGAGAGTATGGAGAGACAAATGGAGTGGGAGGTCTTCAGCAGCCAGGTGAAAAGAGAAATCCGTTCTGCAGAGCAAATGACTGTCCAGCCAGACAAATTGCTGATGAAGGTGGATGAGCAAATTATTCTTTATGAAAAATATGCTAACAGTATGCGCAGGAGGGTGAATTACCAGGGACATGAAATCTTGATGCAAAACCTTTCAAGCTTCAGTTTTGGCAAAATAGCAGATGGCGTAGAGATAAAAGCAAGGGATTTAGAAGGTACCGATTACTGTGTCAGGGTCCATCGATTTTATCCAACTGGGGGTGTGGAACCATAA
- the gcvPA gene encoding aminomethyl-transferring glycine dehydrogenase subunit GcvPA yields MKHRYLPLTESDKNAMLESIGVASIDELFSDIPEKVRFAGEYNIKPAKSETALMKELAQMAAKNADLKMNSSFIGAGVYDHYIPVIVDHVLSRSEFYTAYTPYQPEISQGELQAIFEFQTMICELTGMEVANSSMYDGGTALAEAAMLSAGHTRRKKVLISSAVHPEYKDVVRSYAKGQYIDVVEVPHNDGVTDLEALKNMASEEVAAVIVQYPNFFGGIESMKEIEEIAHENKSLFVVSSNPLALGALTPPGKFGADIVTGDAQPFGIPTAFGGPHCGYFAVSGKLMRKVPGRLVGQTKDDQGRRGFVLTLQAREQHIRRDKATSNICSNQALNALAASVAMTALGKKGVREMAVANIQKANYAKKAFKENGFEIAFEGPIFNEFVVKLNKPVKEVNQQLLKKGIIGGYDLGRDDSNLEHHMLIAVTELRTKEEIDTFVKEMGDINA; encoded by the coding sequence ATGAAGCATCGCTATTTACCGCTGACTGAAAGTGATAAAAACGCAATGTTGGAAAGCATTGGCGTCGCATCAATCGATGAATTGTTCAGCGATATTCCTGAAAAAGTCCGTTTTGCCGGAGAATACAACATCAAACCAGCCAAGTCTGAAACAGCACTGATGAAAGAGCTTGCACAGATGGCTGCAAAAAATGCCGATTTGAAAATGAATTCTTCATTTATCGGCGCAGGTGTCTACGACCATTACATCCCGGTGATCGTTGACCATGTCCTTTCACGCTCAGAGTTTTACACTGCCTATACACCATATCAGCCGGAAATCTCTCAGGGAGAGCTTCAGGCAATCTTTGAATTCCAGACGATGATCTGTGAATTGACTGGCATGGAAGTAGCGAACTCCTCTATGTATGACGGCGGCACAGCACTGGCTGAAGCTGCGATGCTTAGTGCGGGACATACGAGAAGAAAGAAAGTATTGATTTCAAGTGCTGTCCATCCTGAATACAAGGATGTAGTCAGGAGTTATGCAAAGGGCCAGTACATCGATGTTGTCGAAGTACCGCATAATGATGGCGTTACTGACCTTGAAGCACTGAAGAATATGGCAAGTGAAGAAGTTGCTGCTGTTATTGTCCAGTATCCAAACTTCTTTGGCGGCATCGAGTCGATGAAAGAAATCGAAGAAATCGCACATGAAAATAAATCATTGTTCGTCGTATCCAGCAACCCGCTTGCATTAGGTGCATTGACGCCTCCTGGTAAGTTCGGTGCAGATATCGTTACGGGAGACGCACAGCCATTCGGAATTCCGACAGCATTTGGCGGACCGCACTGCGGATACTTCGCTGTTTCAGGAAAGCTAATGAGAAAGGTACCGGGCAGACTTGTCGGACAGACGAAGGATGACCAGGGCCGCCGCGGATTCGTATTGACTCTTCAGGCGAGGGAACAGCATATCCGCCGCGATAAAGCGACATCCAATATTTGTTCCAACCAGGCCTTGAATGCGCTTGCTGCCTCTGTGGCAATGACAGCCCTCGGTAAAAAAGGCGTTCGTGAAATGGCTGTTGCCAATATCCAAAAAGCAAATTATGCGAAAAAGGCATTTAAAGAGAATGGCTTTGAAATCGCATTCGAAGGGCCAATCTTTAACGAATTCGTCGTGAAACTGAATAAGCCTGTAAAAGAAGTGAACCAACAGCTGCTTAAGAAGGGCATCATCGGTGGTTATGATCTAGGCCGGGATGATTCCAATCTTGAACACCATATGCTTATTGCGGTAACAGAGTTAAGAACAAAAGAAGAAATCGATACGTTTGTAAAGGAAATGGGGGATATCAATGCATAA
- the comGD gene encoding competence type IV pilus minor pilin ComGD: MVEMLIVLSAFLMLSLTSAFLFSPQKDLLEKELFFSQLKSDLLYGQQYAMSHQETITVHIMPENNYYYIRGMDYTAPYLAKRHYSPNIIVEKGTMKLMFQYKPDGNIDSFGSIYIVAGSKKYKMMFQIGMGRFYVVEE; encoded by the coding sequence ATGGTCGAAATGCTGATTGTGCTATCAGCCTTCTTGATGCTCTCCCTCACATCTGCTTTTCTGTTTTCACCTCAAAAAGACTTGCTCGAAAAGGAGCTATTCTTTTCACAATTGAAATCCGACCTTCTCTACGGCCAGCAATACGCGATGTCCCACCAAGAGACCATCACGGTTCATATCATGCCGGAAAATAATTACTACTATATCCGCGGAATGGATTATACTGCGCCATACTTGGCCAAAAGACATTACTCACCTAATATCATCGTGGAAAAAGGAACGATGAAATTGATGTTCCAATATAAGCCGGATGGGAATATCGATAGTTTTGGGTCTATTTATATCGTTGCAGGGTCGAAAAAATATAAGATGATGTTTCAGATAGGAATGGGCAGATTTTATGTTGTCGAGGAATGA
- the comGB gene encoding competence type IV pilus assembly protein ComGB, giving the protein MMESKWPVAEQARFLKRTGELLSRGYSLAEAIESMTFYLEKKRKAEVRESLEKLREGFPLYLILEELNFKRDLVSYVYFAEQHGGLARTLIEGSDMVIKRDSDYQRLKRLAAYPLLLLMLTFSLFFFVNRILLPKFNSLFLDMNLDPNVFMKIIGAAASFLPNLLYILLSLLTLFVLYYFSSFKNIHPLKQKMMLVRLPVAGKFIMLLYSHYFSVQLSYLFSGGLSVLAALKVFEQNIHEPFAREIGRDLISKLAAGQDFDKAVGEYLFFEAELPRIIKHGQENGKLDQELYFYSRHCLKELEEKSEKAMKIVQPILYSFIGLLVVSLYLAILLPMFQMLKGI; this is encoded by the coding sequence ATGATGGAGAGTAAATGGCCTGTCGCTGAACAGGCCAGGTTCCTCAAAAGGACTGGCGAATTGCTGTCGCGCGGTTATTCTCTCGCTGAAGCGATTGAATCGATGACTTTTTATCTGGAAAAGAAGAGAAAGGCCGAGGTTAGGGAAAGTCTTGAAAAGCTGCGTGAAGGATTTCCACTATATCTGATTCTGGAAGAATTGAATTTTAAAAGGGATCTTGTCAGCTATGTTTATTTTGCAGAACAGCATGGGGGACTAGCACGCACCCTGATCGAAGGCAGTGACATGGTCATTAAGCGGGACTCAGACTACCAAAGATTAAAAAGGCTTGCTGCTTATCCATTACTGCTTTTGATGCTTACATTCAGCCTATTCTTTTTCGTCAACAGGATCTTGCTTCCGAAATTCAACTCACTATTTTTAGACATGAACCTGGATCCGAATGTCTTTATGAAAATCATCGGGGCAGCAGCCTCTTTTCTCCCAAACTTGCTCTATATTCTTCTTAGCCTCCTCACATTGTTTGTTTTATACTACTTCTCGAGCTTTAAAAACATCCATCCATTGAAACAAAAAATGATGCTTGTCAGGCTTCCGGTTGCCGGGAAATTTATCATGCTTCTGTACTCCCACTATTTCTCCGTCCAGTTAAGCTATTTATTTTCTGGCGGCCTTTCCGTGCTTGCGGCATTGAAGGTGTTTGAGCAAAACATACATGAACCTTTTGCCAGGGAAATAGGGAGGGATTTGATTTCAAAACTGGCTGCCGGCCAGGATTTTGACAAAGCAGTTGGAGAGTATCTGTTTTTTGAAGCGGAGCTGCCGAGGATTATTAAGCATGGGCAGGAGAACGGAAAGCTCGACCAGGAACTTTATTTTTACAGCAGGCATTGCCTGAAAGAACTTGAAGAAAAATCGGAAAAAGCGATGAAGATAGTGCAGCCGATTTTGTATAGCTTCATAGGCTTGCTCGTCGTTTCACTGTACCTCGCCATATTGCTGCCGATGTTCCAGATGTTGAAAGGGATTTAA
- a CDS encoding YqzE family protein: MKTNDYVKYLTQTVVKYIDQPKEERQKIKQAKKDAEATFMFRWFGILPFMLMSSIKKKKK; the protein is encoded by the coding sequence ATGAAAACAAATGATTATGTGAAGTACCTTACCCAGACTGTTGTAAAATATATTGACCAGCCTAAAGAAGAACGCCAGAAGATCAAGCAGGCAAAGAAAGACGCAGAAGCAACCTTTATGTTCAGGTGGTTCGGCATCCTGCCATTTATGCTGATGTCCAGTATCAAAAAGAAAAAGAAATAA
- the comGC gene encoding competence type IV pilus major pilin ComGC: MKNQKGFTLIEMMIVLLVISVLLIITVPNIATHSSNINSKGCEGYIKMVEAQVQAYKIDNNAIPSFDQLQTDKYLKNTGSTCPDGKTGLVITSEGAVLTEEEFNATGQ, from the coding sequence ATGAAAAACCAGAAAGGTTTCACTTTGATAGAAATGATGATTGTTTTGCTCGTGATCTCTGTTCTGCTAATTATTACAGTCCCGAATATCGCTACACATAGTTCAAATATCAATTCAAAGGGGTGCGAGGGCTATATTAAAATGGTTGAGGCGCAGGTGCAGGCGTACAAAATAGATAACAATGCCATTCCTTCCTTTGACCAGCTTCAAACTGACAAGTACCTAAAAAACACGGGCTCTACTTGTCCTGATGGTAAAACTGGACTTGTAATAACTTCTGAAGGTGCAGTACTTACAGAAGAAGAGTTCAATGCAACCGGCCAATGA
- the comGG gene encoding competence type IV pilus minor pilin ComGG: protein MLILTENYVAGKKFAKEIETIQLQEYYMLCAVKQTENMRSDGSLPATGILKYKLGEVSFQKRDISGSEEEVIFNLKLEGGEKALGIGQYDKNTLAMIRWREKK, encoded by the coding sequence ATGCTGATATTGACAGAGAATTATGTCGCTGGGAAAAAATTCGCGAAGGAAATAGAGACGATCCAGCTGCAGGAGTACTATATGCTTTGCGCGGTCAAACAGACGGAGAACATGAGGAGCGATGGCTCTTTACCTGCTACAGGTATATTGAAGTATAAGTTAGGAGAGGTTAGCTTTCAAAAACGGGATATATCAGGCAGCGAAGAAGAAGTGATTTTTAACCTTAAGCTCGAAGGAGGGGAGAAAGCTCTGGGTATCGGGCAATATGACAAGAATACTTTAGCAATGATAAGATGGAGAGAAAAGAAATGA
- the gcvPB gene encoding aminomethyl-transferring glycine dehydrogenase subunit GcvPB, which produces MHKEDQPLIFELSTPGRVGYSLPEMDVPEADLSELLPKGFLREEEPELPEASELDIMRHYTALSKRNHGVDSGFYPLGSCTMKYNPKMNENVARFNGFAHLHPLQDESSVQGALELMYDLQEHLIEITGMDEVTLQPAAGAHGEWTGLMMIRAYHEANGDHNRTKVIVPDSAHGTNPASATVAGFETITVKSDENGLVDLEDLKKVVGEDTAALMLTNPNTLGLFEENILEMAEIVHGAGGKLYYDGANLNAVMSKARPGDMGFDVVHLNLHKTFTGPHGGGGPGSGPVGVKADLIPFLPKPIVTKQDGVYKFDYDRPQSIGRVKPFYGNFGINVRAYTYIRTMGPDGLKAVTEYAVLNANYMMRRLAEYYDLPFNRHCKHEFVLSGKRQKKLGVRTLDIAKRLLDFGYHPPTIYFPLNVEEAIMIEPTETESKETLDAFIDAMIQIAKEAEENPEIVQEAPHSTVIGRLDETTAARKPVLRYQKAE; this is translated from the coding sequence ATGCATAAGGAAGATCAGCCACTCATTTTTGAATTAAGTACACCAGGCCGTGTCGGCTACAGCCTTCCGGAAATGGATGTTCCAGAAGCTGATTTATCAGAGCTTTTACCAAAAGGATTCCTCCGTGAAGAGGAGCCGGAACTTCCTGAGGCTTCCGAGCTTGATATCATGCGCCATTACACGGCATTATCGAAGCGCAACCACGGTGTAGACTCAGGGTTCTATCCGCTTGGCTCTTGCACAATGAAATACAATCCTAAGATGAATGAAAATGTGGCGCGCTTCAACGGCTTTGCCCATTTACACCCATTGCAGGATGAAAGCTCTGTACAGGGAGCTCTTGAATTGATGTACGACCTGCAGGAACACCTGATTGAAATCACTGGTATGGATGAAGTGACCCTCCAGCCTGCAGCCGGTGCACATGGTGAGTGGACGGGCTTGATGATGATCCGTGCATATCATGAAGCAAACGGCGATCACAACCGTACGAAAGTAATCGTTCCTGACTCTGCTCACGGAACGAACCCAGCTTCAGCAACAGTAGCTGGATTTGAAACAATCACTGTAAAATCAGATGAAAACGGTCTGGTTGACTTAGAAGACCTTAAGAAGGTGGTCGGCGAAGATACAGCAGCATTGATGCTGACTAACCCGAACACACTTGGCTTATTTGAAGAAAACATTCTTGAGATGGCTGAGATTGTCCACGGTGCAGGCGGAAAGCTTTACTATGATGGAGCGAACCTGAATGCTGTTATGTCCAAGGCACGCCCTGGCGACATGGGCTTTGATGTGGTTCACTTGAACCTGCACAAGACATTCACAGGCCCTCACGGCGGCGGCGGACCAGGTTCAGGCCCTGTCGGTGTAAAAGCAGATTTGATTCCATTTTTGCCTAAGCCAATCGTGACGAAGCAGGATGGCGTTTATAAGTTCGATTACGACCGTCCACAGTCAATCGGAAGGGTTAAGCCTTTCTACGGCAACTTCGGCATCAATGTCCGCGCATACACGTATATCCGCACAATGGGTCCAGATGGCTTGAAAGCCGTTACTGAGTATGCAGTGCTGAACGCGAACTATATGATGAGAAGACTTGCAGAGTACTATGATCTGCCATTCAACAGACACTGCAAGCACGAATTCGTCCTCAGCGGCAAACGCCAGAAGAAGCTTGGCGTCCGTACATTGGACATTGCAAAACGCTTGCTAGATTTCGGCTACCATCCGCCAACCATCTACTTCCCATTGAATGTAGAAGAAGCGATCATGATCGAGCCAACAGAAACAGAATCCAAGGAAACTCTCGATGCGTTCATCGACGCGATGATCCAGATCGCAAAAGAAGCAGAAGAGAATCCAGAAATCGTCCAGGAAGCGCCACACTCTACAGTAATAGGCCGTCTGGATGAAACAACAGCTGCAAGGAAACCGGTTTTACGCTACCAGAAAGCTGAATAG
- a CDS encoding YqhG family protein → MQQQEIHNFLERYFTANNCELVENNKGYMTVQLTVDLDKELMNRPFYWHYLEKTGGVPNPMKLTFITNKQQAPDDMKGEIIHFGSPRLHQIFASTKNLAGYIRLYQNNQFPVQTPLIPWIGLNMKISYQCDRKRDVFHSIGLQLINGRMVEDFHEKLLKLPLSSKIPDYAYTLSPLIKPKSGVNRIQSFLNTRVEQEDHTWAEDARKRWQKDLELLHHFYENEEEESDSYKTEKAALQEQYEPKINIEIVNGGLFYLTDSAL, encoded by the coding sequence GTGCAGCAACAGGAAATTCATAATTTTCTCGAAAGATATTTTACCGCGAATAACTGTGAATTGGTTGAAAATAATAAAGGTTATATGACAGTGCAGCTGACGGTGGACCTTGACAAAGAGTTGATGAACCGACCGTTTTACTGGCATTATCTTGAGAAGACTGGCGGAGTCCCCAACCCAATGAAGCTGACCTTCATAACCAATAAACAGCAGGCGCCAGACGATATGAAAGGCGAGATCATCCATTTTGGCTCTCCTCGGCTTCATCAAATCTTTGCATCGACCAAAAACCTGGCCGGATATATCCGGTTATATCAAAATAACCAATTTCCTGTACAGACACCGCTTATCCCCTGGATAGGACTGAATATGAAAATATCCTATCAGTGCGACAGAAAGCGTGATGTTTTCCATTCAATCGGCCTTCAGTTGATCAACGGCAGGATGGTGGAAGACTTTCATGAGAAATTATTGAAGCTGCCGCTCAGTTCAAAAATACCGGACTACGCTTATACACTTTCTCCACTCATCAAGCCAAAAAGCGGCGTAAACAGAATCCAGTCATTTTTGAACACCAGGGTTGAACAAGAGGACCATACCTGGGCAGAAGACGCAAGAAAACGCTGGCAGAAGGATCTGGAGTTGCTCCATCATTTTTATGAAAATGAAGAAGAAGAGTCTGATAGCTATAAAACCGAAAAAGCCGCATTACAGGAGCAATATGAACCCAAAATTAATATCGAAATCGTCAATGGAGGATTATTTTACTTAACCGATAGTGCTTTATGA